The Xanthomonas sontii genome contains a region encoding:
- the glk gene encoding glucokinase: MSAPQRPVLVADIGGTNARFALADLDASVPLLDDSTQTYAVVEFPSLGDAARHYLEQTGVDARSGTFAVAGRVDGDEARITNHPWVISRARTRAMLGFDELHLINDFAAQAMAISLLRPQDVVQVGGASWTPSPVEVPRNYGVIGPGTGLGVGGLLMRGGRCFPLETEGGHVSFPPGTPEEIRILELLSQQFGRVSNERLICGPGLVNIHRALSEIAGDDPGPLQPEDITARAAQGDYRAMRTVDVFCAVFGAIAGDLVLMQGAWDGVFLTGGLVPKMLDAIQHSGFRQRFEHKGRFSSIMARVPSLAVIHPRPGLLGAAAYAVDAARQSPGAIA; encoded by the coding sequence ATGAGCGCGCCGCAGCGCCCGGTGCTGGTCGCCGACATCGGCGGCACCAATGCCCGTTTCGCCCTCGCCGATCTCGACGCCTCGGTGCCGCTGCTCGACGACAGTACCCAGACCTACGCGGTGGTGGAATTCCCGTCGCTGGGCGACGCCGCCCGCCACTACCTGGAGCAGACCGGGGTGGACGCGCGCAGCGGCACCTTCGCGGTCGCCGGCCGCGTCGATGGCGACGAGGCGCGCATCACCAATCATCCGTGGGTGATCTCGCGGGCGCGCACCCGCGCCATGCTCGGCTTCGACGAACTGCACCTGATCAACGACTTCGCCGCGCAGGCAATGGCGATCAGCCTGCTGCGGCCGCAGGACGTGGTCCAGGTCGGCGGCGCCAGCTGGACGCCGTCGCCGGTCGAGGTGCCGCGCAACTACGGGGTGATCGGCCCCGGCACCGGCCTGGGCGTGGGCGGCCTGCTGATGCGCGGCGGGCGCTGCTTCCCGCTGGAGACCGAGGGCGGCCACGTCAGCTTCCCGCCGGGTACGCCGGAGGAGATCCGCATCCTGGAACTGCTCTCGCAGCAGTTCGGCCGCGTCTCCAACGAGCGCCTGATCTGCGGCCCCGGCCTGGTCAACATCCACCGCGCGCTCAGCGAGATCGCCGGCGACGATCCGGGCCCGCTGCAGCCGGAGGACATCACCGCGCGCGCCGCGCAGGGCGACTACCGGGCGATGCGCACGGTGGACGTGTTCTGCGCCGTGTTCGGCGCCATCGCCGGCGACCTGGTGCTGATGCAGGGCGCCTGGGACGGCGTGTTCCTGACCGGCGGGCTGGTGCCGAAGATGCTCGACGCGATCCAGCATTCCGGATTCCGCCAGCGCTTCGAGCACAAGGGCCGGTTTTCGTCGATCATGGCGCGGGTGCCGTCGCTGGCGGTGATCCACCCCCGTCCCGGCCTGCTCGGCGCCGCCGCCTACGCGGTGGACGCCGCGCGGCAATCCCCAGGAGCCATCGCATGA